One region of Agrobacterium tumefaciens genomic DNA includes:
- a CDS encoding gene transfer agent family protein, whose protein sequence is MTTAQPFAIVEEDFADGTYKFALTWDLASEWEKTTDRSMYATLLHAVRTGIVNLNDAREILRLGLIGGGTKPTDALRLVRNYVENRPAAENFPLVVRVMDAAFHGKGGAADEAEPAAVNG, encoded by the coding sequence ATGACCACAGCACAACCATTTGCAATCGTCGAAGAAGACTTTGCTGACGGCACGTATAAATTTGCACTGACCTGGGATTTGGCCAGTGAATGGGAAAAAACAACGGATCGCTCTATGTATGCGACGCTGCTTCACGCTGTCCGCACCGGCATCGTCAATCTCAATGACGCACGCGAAATTCTGCGCCTCGGCCTGATTGGCGGGGGCACGAAACCTACAGATGCGCTGCGCTTGGTTCGTAACTACGTCGAGAATCGACCCGCGGCAGAGAATTTCCCATTAGTGGTTCGGGTGATGGATGCCGCATTCCACGGCAAGGGAGGCGCCGCAGACGAAGCCGAGCCTGCCGCAGTAAATGGCTAG